A portion of the Hoylesella buccalis ATCC 35310 genome contains these proteins:
- a CDS encoding DUF3316 domain-containing protein, protein MKTWDNHRKPTWQWACIALMLCWSMSMAAQTGATPLDKITTNAKMIGWGYVDMLDTYLSPERYKGWQVNYLSHTLHEREDRCISTLSVHQGSFAHADNRAGNANEMQAMYHFAYAWHYNWHLLNRRLNVKAGGMLNTHLGMLYNTRNSNNPMQAKVGLNVALSVMASYRFSIKNKPLTVRYEADAPLLGMMFSPNYGQSYYEIFSEGNYDHNVVVTHPVNALSLRQMLTLDFSLYKTTFRIGYLGDYQQAHVNHLRYHTYSHVLVLGLVKKFTLNHLRP, encoded by the coding sequence ATGAAGACTTGGGATAATCACAGGAAGCCAACATGGCAGTGGGCGTGTATCGCACTAATGCTATGTTGGTCAATGAGCATGGCGGCGCAAACAGGCGCCACACCGTTGGACAAAATAACCACCAATGCCAAGATGATTGGCTGGGGCTATGTGGACATGCTCGACACTTATCTATCTCCAGAACGCTATAAGGGTTGGCAAGTCAACTATCTATCGCATACCTTGCACGAGCGCGAAGACCGTTGCATCAGCACATTGAGCGTGCACCAAGGTAGTTTTGCACACGCCGATAACAGGGCAGGTAACGCAAACGAAATGCAGGCGATGTACCATTTTGCATACGCCTGGCATTACAATTGGCACTTATTGAACCGACGTTTGAACGTCAAGGCCGGCGGCATGCTCAACACACACCTTGGCATGTTGTACAATACCCGCAACTCAAACAATCCCATGCAGGCGAAAGTGGGGCTGAACGTGGCTCTATCAGTCATGGCAAGCTATCGTTTCAGCATCAAGAACAAGCCGCTGACGGTGCGCTATGAGGCTGACGCACCACTGTTGGGCATGATGTTTTCGCCCAACTACGGGCAGTCATATTACGAGATTTTCTCAGAAGGAAATTACGATCACAACGTTGTTGTCACTCATCCAGTCAACGCTCTTTCACTACGACAGATGCTCACACTCGACTTCTCATTATACAAAACCACGTTTAGGATAGGTTATCTGGGTGACTATCAGCAAGCCCATGTGAACCATTTGAGATACCACACCTATTCGCACGTGCTCGTATTGGGCCTTGTGAAGAAATTCACTTTAAACCATCTCCGCCCATGA
- a CDS encoding S41 family peptidase yields the protein MKQLFYLLMACFCLIGCVDEEQLPDTPRGNMEALWRIIDEHYCFFEYKNIDWQEVYQRYSKQMEERMGPEQQFEVLSNMLAELKDGHVNLYTSFDHGRYWKWHENYPSNFSDTLLNKYLGTDYRIATGMRYRILDDNIGYVYLASFSNGMGAGNLDNVLYHLAPCNGLIIDIRNNGGGMLTSAEQLAARFTNKELLVGFMQHKTGKGHRDFSELREQRLKPSKGLRWQKNVVVLTNRQVFSAANEFVKYMKECPNVTIVGDRTGGGAGLPFSSELPNGWGVRFSACPMYDANKQSTEFGIDPDYRVDISHEDFLRGKDTIIEFARRILSAHDKQTTITSHAKAYKEQMGRNNPITRH from the coding sequence ATGAAACAGTTGTTCTACCTATTGATGGCCTGTTTTTGTTTAATTGGCTGCGTCGACGAAGAGCAGTTGCCAGACACTCCTCGGGGCAACATGGAAGCCTTGTGGCGCATCATCGACGAGCATTACTGCTTTTTTGAATACAAAAACATTGATTGGCAAGAGGTGTATCAGCGTTATTCTAAGCAGATGGAAGAACGCATGGGACCAGAGCAACAGTTTGAAGTGCTGTCGAACATGCTGGCCGAACTGAAGGATGGACACGTCAACCTTTACACCAGTTTTGACCATGGACGCTATTGGAAGTGGCACGAAAACTACCCATCCAACTTCAGTGATACCCTGCTGAACAAATATCTCGGCACCGATTACCGCATCGCCACGGGCATGCGATACCGCATATTGGACGACAATATTGGCTATGTTTACCTGGCATCATTCAGCAACGGCATGGGTGCGGGCAATCTTGACAATGTGTTGTACCACCTGGCACCGTGCAACGGTCTCATCATTGACATCCGCAACAATGGCGGGGGCATGCTGACATCGGCCGAACAGCTGGCCGCACGATTTACCAACAAAGAGCTGCTGGTGGGCTTCATGCAGCACAAGACGGGCAAAGGCCATCGGGATTTCTCCGAACTACGGGAACAACGACTCAAGCCGAGCAAAGGATTGAGATGGCAGAAGAACGTGGTGGTGCTGACCAACCGACAGGTGTTCAGTGCGGCCAACGAGTTTGTAAAATACATGAAGGAGTGTCCAAACGTCACGATTGTAGGCGACCGTACAGGCGGAGGAGCCGGACTTCCATTCTCCAGTGAGCTGCCTAACGGCTGGGGCGTTCGTTTCTCCGCCTGTCCCATGTACGATGCGAACAAACAGAGTACGGAGTTTGGCATCGATCCCGATTATCGCGTGGACATCTCCCATGAAGACTTTCTACGAGGAAAAGACACCATCATTGAGTTCGCCCGCCGCATTCTCAGCGCACACGACAAGCAGACAACAATAACAAGCCATGCCAAAGCTTACAAAGAGCAAATGGGTCGTAACAATCCTATAACCAGACATTGA
- a CDS encoding C69 family dipeptidase: MKKKNNQVSELPSECTTIIVGREMTADGSMIVARSEDWDAMEAKNYELYEDTKEGPKEFIALDSPFRCELPKEALGYSALAPFNLPRHWGSAGFNTAGVGMSATESIFSSDEVLKHDPLVETGLAENAVFNVVLPYVHTAREGVERLGMLIEKHGIAEGFGIGFVDTQEIWYLETACGHRWLACRMPKEQYFVTGNQSRFRQYDPNDKENYLASADLIEFAEKHGLHDPKKGEFDFHVSYARDVKLDTTYNYPRVWGLQKMFSPAIKNDVTKNTFPVYAKAEKPISITDLRTAFRFHYDNTEHDPYLHSNPKEPYRPVSIFRTTQTHILQVRPELPQAIGCVAYVAMGMADLGLFLPLYQGISSYPVEYTQGTDQSSADSAYWKFRKVMTLGMVNYNKYAPMIKETYRKFEEETDQRQREMEEEYLRIYKTQPLRAKDLLQEFSDKVLTRALCVADKLQERLFTELTKDIQAEYLFHGA, encoded by the coding sequence ATGAAAAAGAAGAACAACCAAGTAAGTGAATTACCATCAGAATGTACTACCATCATAGTAGGTAGAGAGATGACAGCCGACGGTTCCATGATCGTAGCCCGTTCGGAAGACTGGGATGCCATGGAAGCCAAAAACTACGAACTGTACGAAGACACAAAAGAGGGACCGAAAGAATTTATCGCCTTGGACAGTCCGTTCCGCTGTGAACTGCCCAAAGAAGCATTGGGTTACAGTGCATTGGCACCCTTCAACCTACCACGCCACTGGGGAAGCGCAGGATTCAACACCGCCGGCGTGGGCATGAGTGCAACTGAAAGCATATTCAGCAGCGATGAGGTGTTAAAACATGATCCGTTGGTTGAAACGGGTTTGGCCGAAAATGCCGTGTTCAACGTCGTACTGCCCTACGTTCACACCGCGCGCGAAGGCGTTGAGCGCTTGGGCATGCTCATCGAGAAACATGGTATCGCAGAAGGTTTCGGCATCGGATTCGTAGACACACAAGAAATATGGTACTTGGAAACGGCCTGCGGACATCGGTGGTTGGCTTGCAGAATGCCGAAAGAGCAATATTTCGTCACGGGCAACCAGAGCCGTTTCCGCCAGTACGACCCTAACGACAAAGAAAACTATTTGGCATCTGCCGACTTGATTGAATTTGCCGAGAAACATGGATTACACGACCCAAAGAAGGGAGAATTTGATTTCCATGTATCGTATGCACGCGATGTCAAACTCGACACTACCTATAACTATCCGCGCGTATGGGGTCTGCAAAAGATGTTTTCACCAGCGATTAAGAATGACGTAACCAAAAATACATTCCCTGTTTACGCCAAAGCCGAGAAGCCTATCAGCATCACAGATTTGCGTACAGCATTCCGTTTCCACTACGATAATACCGAACACGACCCTTATCTACATAGCAATCCAAAAGAGCCTTATCGCCCGGTATCTATCTTCAGAACCACACAGACCCACATCCTACAGGTGCGTCCCGAACTGCCTCAGGCCATTGGGTGTGTTGCTTACGTTGCCATGGGCATGGCCGACTTAGGTTTGTTCTTGCCGCTGTATCAGGGCATCAGCTCATATCCAGTTGAATATACGCAGGGAACCGACCAGTCGAGTGCCGATTCTGCTTATTGGAAATTCCGTAAGGTGATGACGCTGGGTATGGTGAACTACAACAAATATGCGCCCATGATTAAAGAGACGTATCGCAAATTTGAGGAGGAAACCGACCAACGGCAACGTGAAATGGAAGAAGAGTATTTGCGTATATACAAAACACAGCCGTTACGTGCGAAAGATTTGCTGCAAGAATTTTCTGACAAGGTGTTGACTCGTGCGCTATGTGTAGCCGACAAACTGCAAGAGCGGTTGTTCACAGAGCTCACCAAAGACATTCAAGCCGAATATCTGTTCCACGGTGCTTAA
- a CDS encoding PKD domain-containing protein, whose protein sequence is MKKIKMQNRNELIFMFAFLVSSCLKETAVPIESAFTIETSEDKTSPVTIQLKNESYGADEYEWTFEGGQPGSFTDKSPGKVVFTQAGEHKITLRVWNAVEEKTSQQTLRVDSAMTIDFDFTVAINVLRELSPSSTKAKVEANTSGHLKVAFPLHPTDSILAR, encoded by the coding sequence ATGAAGAAAATTAAGATGCAGAATAGGAATGAATTAATATTTATGTTTGCTTTCTTAGTCTCTTCCTGTCTCAAGGAGACTGCTGTTCCTATCGAATCGGCATTCACCATAGAGACATCAGAAGATAAGACCTCACCTGTAACTATTCAACTAAAAAACGAGAGTTATGGGGCAGATGAGTATGAATGGACATTTGAAGGAGGACAGCCTGGTAGTTTTACGGACAAAAGTCCGGGTAAGGTTGTGTTCACACAGGCAGGTGAGCACAAAATTACCTTACGAGTCTGGAATGCTGTAGAGGAAAAGACAAGTCAGCAGACCCTCAGAGTTGACTCCGCCATGACGATAGACTTTGATTTTACCGTGGCAATCAATGTGCTCCGGGAACTGTCTCCATCATCAACAAAAGCAAAGGTGGAAGCCAATACGAGTGGGCATTTGAAGGTAGCATTCCCTCTACATCCAACCGACAGCATCCTGGCGCGATGA
- the rpsL gene encoding 30S ribosomal protein S12: protein MPTISQLVRKGRRVIESSSKSPALDNCPQRRGVCVRVYTTTPKKPNSAMRKVARVRLTNQKEVNSYIPGEGHNLQEHSIVLVRGGRVKDLPGVRYHIVRGTLDTAGVANRTQRRSKYGAKRPKAAKK, encoded by the coding sequence ATGCCTACTATTTCACAGTTAGTAAGAAAAGGCAGACGGGTGATTGAAAGCTCAAGCAAGTCGCCGGCTTTGGACAACTGTCCTCAGCGTCGTGGCGTATGCGTGCGCGTGTATACAACCACTCCTAAAAAGCCTAATTCGGCGATGCGTAAGGTCGCCCGTGTTCGTTTGACCAACCAAAAGGAAGTAAACTCTTACATCCCAGGAGAAGGACACAACTTGCAAGAGCATAGTATCGTGCTGGTTCGTGGCGGTCGTGTTAAAGATCTTCCTGGTGTGCGTTACCACATCGTTCGCGGAACATTGGATACCGCCGGCGTTGCAAACCGCACACAGCGACGTTCTAAATATGGAGCGAAGCGTCCTAAGGCAGCTAAGAAGTAA
- the rpsG gene encoding 30S ribosomal protein S7: protein MRKAKPKKRVILPDPVFNDKNVSKFVNHLMYDGKKNTAYEIFYKALDTVKAKMGNEEKSPLEIWKQALDNITPQVEVKSRRIGGATFQVPTEIRPDRKQSVSMKNLIQYARKRGGKSMADKLAAEIMDAFNNQGGAYKRKEDMHRMAEANRAFAHFRF from the coding sequence ATGAGAAAAGCAAAACCAAAGAAGCGTGTGATCTTGCCAGATCCAGTCTTCAATGACAAGAATGTATCTAAGTTTGTCAATCACTTGATGTACGATGGAAAGAAAAATACAGCGTACGAAATCTTCTACAAAGCTCTGGACACCGTAAAGGCTAAGATGGGCAATGAAGAGAAGTCTCCATTAGAAATTTGGAAGCAGGCGTTGGATAACATCACTCCGCAGGTGGAAGTGAAAAGCCGTCGTATCGGTGGTGCCACATTCCAGGTTCCAACGGAAATTCGTCCTGATCGTAAGCAGAGTGTTTCGATGAAAAACTTGATACAGTACGCACGGAAGCGTGGCGGAAAGAGCATGGCGGATAAGCTCGCAGCAGAGATTATGGATGCCTTTAACAACCAGGGTGGCGCTTATAAGCGTAAAGAAGATATGCACCGTATGGCTGAGGCAAACCGCGCATTCGCTCACTTCAGATTTTAA
- the fusA gene encoding elongation factor G, with product MANRDLHLTRNIGIMAHIDAGKTTTSERILFYTGKTHKIGEVHDGAATMDWMAQEQERGITITSAATTCNWKYLGKDFKINLIDTPGHVDFTAEVERSLRVLDGAVATYSAADGVQPQSETVWRQADKYNVPRIGYVNKMDRSGANFFETVQQMRDILGANPCPIQIPIGAEENFKGVVDLIKMKAMYWHDETMGAEYDIADIPAELVDEANEWREKLLDSAASFDDDLMEKYLEGQEIDEMQLIKAIRKGTCAMELTPMVLGSSYKNKGVQPLLDYICAFLPSPLDTEAVVGTNPDTDEEEDRKPSEEEPTAALAFKIATDPFMGRLVFFRVYSGKVTAGSYVYNPRTGKKERISRLFQMDSHKEIPMDSIDAGDIGAGVGFKDIRTGDTLCDEAKPIVLESMTFPDTVISIAVEPKSQADIAKLDNGLAKLAEEDPTFTVRTDEQSGQTIISGMGELHLDIIIDRLKREFKVECNQGKPQVNYKEAITKDVTLREVYKKQSGGRGKFADIIVTVGPKDEDYTEGDLQFVNEVKGGNVPKEFIPSVQKGFQDCLKNGVLGGFPVTGLKVTLTDGSFHPVDSDQLSFELAAHNAFKNACPKAGPVLMEPIMKVEVVTPEENMGDVIGDLNKRRGLVQGMDEARSGARIVKAMVPLAEMFGYVTALRTITSGRATSSMEYDHHAPVSTSIAKTVLEEVNGKADLL from the coding sequence ATGGCAAATCGCGATTTACATTTAACACGTAACATAGGTATCATGGCCCACATCGATGCCGGTAAAACAACAACTTCTGAGCGTATCTTGTTCTATACAGGAAAGACTCATAAGATTGGTGAGGTGCATGATGGAGCAGCTACCATGGACTGGATGGCCCAGGAACAGGAGCGTGGTATTACCATTACTTCTGCTGCGACAACCTGTAACTGGAAATATTTGGGCAAAGATTTCAAGATCAACCTGATTGATACTCCGGGACACGTCGACTTTACCGCTGAGGTAGAACGTTCATTGCGTGTGCTGGATGGTGCAGTAGCAACCTATTCTGCAGCTGATGGTGTTCAGCCACAGTCGGAAACAGTGTGGCGTCAGGCTGATAAATATAATGTACCGCGCATAGGATATGTGAACAAGATGGACCGTTCTGGTGCTAACTTCTTCGAGACGGTTCAGCAGATGAGAGACATCTTGGGTGCGAATCCTTGTCCAATTCAGATACCAATCGGTGCTGAAGAAAACTTCAAGGGTGTAGTTGACCTTATTAAAATGAAGGCGATGTATTGGCACGACGAAACCATGGGTGCTGAATATGACATAGCTGATATCCCTGCTGAATTGGTGGACGAAGCAAACGAGTGGAGAGAGAAATTGTTAGATTCTGCTGCAAGTTTTGACGATGACTTGATGGAGAAATACCTTGAAGGTCAGGAAATCGATGAGATGCAGTTGATCAAAGCAATCCGTAAGGGAACTTGTGCCATGGAGCTGACTCCGATGGTACTGGGATCATCCTATAAAAACAAGGGTGTTCAGCCTTTATTGGATTATATTTGTGCATTCTTGCCATCACCTTTGGATACTGAGGCTGTTGTAGGTACTAATCCTGATACAGATGAGGAAGAGGATCGTAAGCCTTCTGAAGAAGAGCCGACAGCTGCTTTGGCATTCAAGATTGCGACGGACCCATTCATGGGACGTTTGGTATTCTTCCGTGTATATTCGGGTAAAGTGACAGCAGGATCGTATGTCTACAATCCTCGCACAGGTAAAAAAGAGCGTATCAGTCGTTTGTTCCAGATGGACTCTCATAAAGAAATTCCGATGGACTCGATTGATGCGGGTGATATCGGCGCCGGTGTTGGATTCAAGGATATTCGTACGGGTGACACCTTGTGCGATGAGGCTAAGCCTATCGTATTGGAGTCTATGACATTCCCCGATACCGTGATATCGATTGCCGTTGAACCCAAGAGTCAGGCAGATATCGCTAAGTTGGATAACGGTTTGGCCAAGTTGGCAGAAGAAGACCCAACATTTACCGTTCGTACCGACGAGCAGAGTGGTCAGACGATTATCTCTGGTATGGGTGAGCTGCACTTGGATATCATTATTGACCGTTTGAAGCGTGAATTCAAGGTTGAATGTAACCAGGGTAAACCACAGGTTAACTATAAGGAGGCTATCACCAAGGATGTAACCTTGCGTGAAGTTTACAAGAAGCAGAGTGGTGGTCGTGGTAAATTCGCCGACATTATCGTTACTGTTGGTCCTAAGGATGAGGATTATACCGAAGGCGACTTGCAGTTTGTTAACGAGGTAAAAGGTGGTAACGTGCCTAAGGAGTTTATTCCTTCTGTACAGAAGGGTTTCCAAGATTGCCTAAAGAATGGTGTTTTGGGTGGTTTCCCTGTTACTGGCTTAAAGGTTACGTTAACAGATGGATCTTTCCACCCTGTTGACTCTGACCAATTGTCTTTCGAGCTTGCCGCACACAATGCGTTCAAGAATGCTTGTCCGAAGGCTGGTCCTGTTTTGATGGAGCCTATCATGAAAGTGGAAGTGGTGACACCAGAAGAGAACATGGGTGACGTAATTGGCGACTTGAATAAGCGCCGCGGTCTTGTACAAGGCATGGATGAAGCACGCAGTGGTGCCCGTATCGTTAAAGCGATGGTGCCATTGGCAGAGATGTTTGGTTATGTAACCGCATTGCGTACCATTACCTCAGGACGTGCAACCAGTTCGATGGAATATGACCATCATGCACCCGTCTCTACTTCTATTGCGAAGACAGTGCTTGAGGAGGTTAATGGTAAAGCAGATCTTCTGTAA
- the rpsJ gene encoding 30S ribosomal protein S10: protein MSQKIRIKLKSYDHQLVDKSAEKIVKAVKATGAIVSGPIPLPTHKRIFTVNRSTFVNKKAREQFQLSNFKRLIDIYSSSAKTVDALMKLDLPSGVEVEIKV, encoded by the coding sequence ATGAGTCAAAAAATTAGAATTAAGCTGAAGTCTTACGACCACCAGTTGGTTGACAAATCAGCCGAGAAAATTGTGAAGGCAGTAAAGGCGACAGGTGCCATTGTCAGTGGTCCTATTCCATTGCCTACTCACAAGCGAATTTTCACCGTGAACCGCAGTACTTTCGTGAACAAGAAAGCACGTGAGCAGTTTCAACTCTCAAACTTTAAGCGTTTGATAGATATCTATAGCTCATCAGCCAAAACTGTAGATGCTTTGATGAAGTTGGATTTGCCAAGTGGTGTTGAGGTTGAAATCAAGGTGTAA
- the rplC gene encoding 50S ribosomal protein L3, with product MPGLIGRKIGMTSVFSADGKNIPCTVIEAGPCVVTQVKTEETDGYKALQLGFGEAKEKRTTKPLLGTFKKAGTTPKKHLVEFKFDGEYNLGDTITVELFNDTEFVDVIGTSKGKGFQGVVKRHGFGGVGQRTHGQDDRARKPGAIGACSYPAKVFKGMRMGGQMGGDRVTTQNLRVLKVIPEKNLLIVKGSFAGCNGSTVLIEK from the coding sequence ATGCCAGGATTAATTGGAAGAAAAATCGGAATGACATCCGTTTTCAGTGCCGACGGTAAAAATATACCGTGCACTGTTATCGAAGCTGGTCCTTGTGTTGTAACCCAGGTAAAAACAGAAGAAACTGATGGTTACAAGGCTCTTCAATTAGGTTTCGGAGAAGCAAAGGAAAAGAGAACAACCAAACCTTTGTTGGGAACCTTCAAGAAAGCCGGCACAACACCTAAAAAGCACTTGGTCGAGTTCAAATTTGATGGGGAGTATAACCTGGGTGACACTATTACAGTTGAGTTGTTCAACGATACAGAATTCGTTGACGTAATAGGCACCTCTAAAGGTAAAGGCTTCCAGGGCGTAGTTAAGCGTCATGGATTCGGCGGCGTTGGTCAGCGTACACACGGTCAGGATGACCGAGCTCGTAAGCCGGGTGCTATTGGTGCATGTTCTTATCCAGCTAAAGTGTTTAAGGGCATGCGCATGGGCGGCCAGATGGGTGGTGACAGAGTCACAACTCAGAATCTGAGAGTGTTAAAAGTGATTCCAGAGAAGAACCTCTTGATTGTCAAGGGCTCGTTTGCTGGATGCAATGGTTCAACTGTTTTAATTGAGAAATAA
- the rplD gene encoding 50S ribosomal protein L4, with the protein MEVSVLNINGQETGRKVTLNEAIFGIEPNDHVLYLDVKQYLANQRQGTAKSKERSEMSGSTRKLGRQKGGGGARRGDINSPVLVGGARVFGPKPRDYRFKLNKKVKNLARKSALSYKAQENAIVIVEDFTLDAPKTKDFVNIAKNLKVEGKKSLLVLPEANKNVYLSARNLQQAEVMTASTLNTYKVLNADVLVVTENSLKVIDNILIK; encoded by the coding sequence ATGGAAGTTAGCGTATTAAATATCAATGGTCAGGAAACTGGAAGAAAGGTTACGTTGAACGAAGCTATCTTCGGAATAGAGCCAAACGACCATGTGCTATATCTTGATGTAAAGCAGTATCTTGCCAATCAGCGTCAAGGAACAGCCAAGTCGAAAGAGAGAAGTGAGATGAGTGGTTCTACTCGCAAACTTGGTCGCCAGAAAGGTGGTGGTGGAGCACGTCGTGGTGACATCAACTCGCCAGTACTTGTTGGTGGCGCTCGCGTGTTTGGTCCAAAACCACGTGACTATCGCTTTAAATTGAATAAAAAAGTAAAGAATCTTGCTCGTAAATCAGCTTTGTCATACAAAGCGCAGGAGAACGCAATCGTTATCGTGGAGGACTTTACTTTGGATGCCCCAAAGACTAAAGATTTCGTAAATATTGCAAAAAATCTTAAAGTTGAGGGCAAGAAGTCGCTCCTGGTTTTGCCAGAAGCAAATAAAAATGTATATTTGTCGGCTCGTAATCTGCAACAAGCAGAAGTGATGACGGCATCTACACTCAATACTTATAAAGTTTTGAATGCAGATGTTCTTGTTGTGACAGAAAACTCGTTGAAGGTGATCGACAATATCTTAATTAAATAA
- the rplW gene encoding 50S ribosomal protein L23 has product MAYIIKPLVTEKMTKITDKSSIEKTYKVKGENRTKVAELKYGFIVRPEADKLQIKKEIESLYNVTVINVNTARYAGKRSSRYTRAGLVKGQKAAFKKAIVTLKEGDTIDFYSNI; this is encoded by the coding sequence ATGGCATATATCATTAAACCACTGGTCACTGAGAAGATGACTAAGATTACAGACAAGTCTTCTATTGAAAAAACTTATAAGGTGAAAGGTGAGAACCGCACTAAGGTTGCAGAACTGAAGTATGGTTTCATCGTACGTCCTGAAGCCGATAAGCTCCAAATTAAGAAAGAGATTGAAAGTCTGTACAACGTTACAGTAATAAATGTGAACACAGCTCGCTATGCTGGGAAGCGCTCAAGCCGCTATACTCGCGCTGGACTTGTGAAAGGTCAGAAAGCTGCGTTCAAGAAAGCAATCGTCACTCTGAAAGAGGGCGATACAATTGATTTTTACAGCAATATTTAA
- the rplB gene encoding 50S ribosomal protein L2 has translation MAVRKFKPVTPGQRHKVIGTFEDITASVPEKSLVYGKRSSGGRNNTGKMTVRYIGGGHRRKLRFIDFKREKDGVPAVVKTIEYDPNRSARIALLFYADGEKRYIIAPNGLQVGATLMSGANAAPEVGNALPLANIPVGTVIHNIELRPGQGALLVRSAGNFAQLTSREGSYCVIKLPSGETRQILSACKATVGSVGNSDHALEQSGKAGRSRWLGRRPHNRGVVMNPVDHPMGGGEGRQSGGHPRSRKGLYAKGLKTRAPKKHSNKYIIERANK, from the coding sequence ATGGCAGTACGTAAATTTAAACCGGTAACTCCGGGACAAAGACACAAGGTTATTGGCACGTTCGAGGATATTACTGCATCCGTGCCAGAGAAGTCTCTCGTTTACGGTAAACGCTCTTCAGGTGGTCGAAACAACACCGGAAAGATGACTGTCCGCTACATAGGTGGAGGTCATAGAAGAAAACTTCGTTTTATCGATTTCAAGCGTGAGAAAGATGGTGTTCCAGCTGTAGTAAAGACAATCGAATACGATCCAAACCGTTCGGCTCGCATCGCTTTGTTGTTTTACGCAGATGGTGAAAAGCGTTACATTATTGCTCCTAATGGACTACAGGTAGGTGCTACGCTGATGTCTGGTGCAAATGCAGCACCTGAAGTTGGTAACGCACTTCCTTTAGCAAACATTCCTGTTGGTACAGTGATTCACAACATTGAATTGCGTCCAGGACAGGGTGCTTTGCTTGTTCGTTCGGCTGGTAATTTTGCTCAGTTGACTTCTCGTGAGGGCAGTTATTGTGTGATTAAGCTCCCTTCTGGCGAAACTCGTCAGATATTGAGTGCTTGTAAGGCTACGGTAGGTAGTGTAGGAAACTCTGACCATGCATTGGAACAGTCAGGAAAAGCTGGTCGTTCACGCTGGTTAGGTCGTCGTCCACACAACCGTGGTGTAGTGATGAACCCTGTTGATCACCCAATGGGTGGTGGTGAAGGCCGTCAGAGTGGTGGACATCCACGTTCACGCAAGGGCTTGTATGCTAAGGGTCTCAAGACTCGTGCACCTAAGAAGCATTCTAACAAGTACATTATTGAAAGAGCTAACAAATAA
- the rpsS gene encoding 30S ribosomal protein S19 produces the protein MSRSLKKGPYINVALEKKILAMNESGKKSVVKTWARASMISPDFVGHTVAVHNGNKFIPVYVTENMVGHKLGEFSPTRRFGGHAGNKK, from the coding sequence ATGAGTCGTTCACTTAAGAAAGGTCCGTATATCAACGTAGCTCTGGAAAAGAAAATTCTCGCTATGAATGAGAGTGGAAAGAAGAGCGTTGTTAAGACATGGGCAAGAGCTTCAATGATTTCCCCTGATTTCGTGGGACACACTGTTGCAGTCCATAACGGAAATAAATTTATCCCTGTTTACGTTACAGAAAACATGGTTGGACACAAGTTGGGAGAGTTCTCTCCAACTCGTCGTTTTGGTGGCCACGCTGGTAACAAGAAATAA
- the rplV gene encoding 50S ribosomal protein L22: MGARKHIAAEKLKEARKNLYFAKLKGVPSSPRKMRYVVDMIRGMEVNRALGVLRFSNKQAAQDIEKLLLSAIANWEAKNDRKAEDGELFVSRVFVDEGVTMKRMRPAPQGRGYRIRKRSNHVTLFVDAKTNDEK; encoded by the coding sequence ATGGGAGCAAGAAAGCATATAGCGGCTGAAAAATTAAAAGAAGCCCGCAAAAATTTATACTTCGCAAAGCTCAAAGGTGTTCCTTCATCACCCCGGAAAATGCGCTATGTAGTAGACATGATCCGAGGAATGGAAGTAAACCGCGCTCTCGGAGTATTGAGATTCTCAAATAAGCAAGCTGCTCAAGATATAGAGAAGTTACTTCTTTCTGCAATTGCTAACTGGGAAGCTAAGAATGATCGTAAGGCTGAAGATGGAGAGTTATTCGTCAGCCGTGTCTTCGTAGATGAAGGTGTTACGATGAAGCGTATGAGACCGGCACCGCAGGGTCGTGGGTACAGAATTCGTAAGCGTAGTAACCATGTTACTTTGTTTGTTGATGCCAAAACTAATGACGAAAAATAA